Proteins from one Thaumasiovibrio subtropicus genomic window:
- a CDS encoding response regulator, which yields MIRVVLADDHLLVKEGLEARLAHQANIDVVASVSNGAAALKEVERLAPDILITDINMPKMSGIEVLNALSGSATKVIMLSMHDHQEYIVNAMQMGARGYVLKDVPSKELITAIETVYQGGTHFCSGVSERLFNSMTEMSAKGEDGLTDREKDVLLQIAQGECNKSIAKILNISVRTVETHRLRIKKKLGVTSTAGLVRYAMDQGWLVAKE from the coding sequence ATGATTCGAGTTGTTTTAGCCGATGACCATTTACTCGTAAAAGAGGGGCTAGAAGCACGCTTAGCACATCAAGCTAACATTGATGTGGTTGCTTCCGTGAGTAATGGTGCTGCCGCACTGAAAGAAGTCGAGCGATTAGCCCCTGACATTTTGATTACGGATATCAATATGCCGAAGATGAGTGGCATCGAGGTCCTGAATGCGCTTTCTGGCAGTGCAACGAAAGTGATTATGTTATCCATGCATGATCATCAAGAGTACATTGTGAACGCGATGCAGATGGGAGCAAGGGGATATGTACTCAAAGATGTGCCTTCCAAAGAGTTAATTACTGCCATAGAGACGGTGTATCAAGGTGGTACACATTTTTGTTCTGGTGTCTCAGAGCGTTTATTTAATTCAATGACGGAGATGTCAGCAAAAGGGGAAGATGGGCTTACTGACCGCGAAAAAGATGTTCTACTTCAAATTGCGCAGGGTGAATGTAACAAGTCCATTGCGAAAATATTGAATATTAGCGTCAGAACTGTTGAAACCCATCGGTTGAGAATAAAAAAGAAACTCGGCGTCACATCCACTGCAGGACTGGTGCGGTATGCTATGGATCAAGGATGGCTAGTGGCCAAAGAATGA